One genomic segment of Micromonospora sp. WMMC415 includes these proteins:
- a CDS encoding UPF0182 family protein — protein sequence MRSSAPLPRMSRRGRVTIGVLVGVFVLFTLLGWGVQAWTDWLWFGEVDYKQVFTGVLATRLLLFLAVGLGMAVVVGGNLWLAHRLRPRLRPQSPEQATLERYRMLLSPRLGIWIALVAAVVGLFAGLSAQSRWNQWLLFRNGGNFGVKDPEFGVDIGFYVFDLPFWRYLLGVGFTAVVLALIGALAVHYIFGGVRLQGVGDRMSNAARAHLSTLVAVFVLLKAIAYVLDRRAMLLEYNDGANVYGAGYADVNALLPAKEILAYISVVVAIAIIIFSNAWMRNLVWPGISLALLGVSAVAIGGIYPWAVQTFEVKPSARDKEAPYIQRSIDATRAAFGLTGAETTPYAASNLTPPATLATDTAVVPNARLLDPQLVSETYTQLQQVRGFYDFGPKLDIDRYTVSGKTQDYVVGVREINYSELTAQQSNWINRHTVYTHGYGLVAAPANQVVCGGQPFFVSGFLGEKSQEACASQTEQIPASQPRIYYGERMEEGDYAIVGKSDPEANPAEFDRPVGEGGDNGPESYYTYTGSGGVEIGSFPRRLLYAIKEQESNFLLSEAVNENSKLLYVRNPRERVEKVAPFLTVDGDPYPAVVGGRVQWIIDGYTTAATYPYAERINLQTETTDELTNRGTFQLARENVNYIRNSVKATVDAYDGTVTLYEFDDSDPVLKAWNKAFGGDLVKPKAEIPADLSAHFRYPADLFKVQRNLLTRFHVTNPGDFYSGQDFWQVPNVPDAPDSGQKQPPYYLFTQFPGQESPRFQLTAAVTPNGRQNLAALISGSYVDGQPRLEVLELPDQTRISGPVQVHQQMTNNAQIRQQLNLLSSNQAQVQYGNLLSLPFGNGMLYVEPVYVKSNQQDAYPLLQKVLLSYGDGGSYVVLADNLTDGIKQLVEQGKRAGATPTPPPPTGETPPPTPSPGATPPPLTGELAEAANRVQTAITEVRAAQASGDFERYGRALKALDEAITAFQQAQGAAGPTPAPGGTPAPTGSASPRAGG from the coding sequence ATGCGTAGCAGCGCCCCCCTGCCGAGGATGAGCCGACGCGGACGCGTCACGATCGGTGTCCTGGTCGGGGTGTTCGTGCTCTTCACCCTGCTCGGCTGGGGTGTACAGGCGTGGACCGACTGGCTGTGGTTCGGCGAGGTCGACTACAAGCAGGTCTTCACGGGCGTGCTCGCCACCCGGCTGCTGCTCTTCCTCGCGGTCGGGCTCGGCATGGCGGTCGTCGTGGGCGGCAACCTCTGGCTGGCCCACCGGCTGCGGCCCCGGCTGCGTCCGCAGTCCCCGGAGCAGGCCACCCTGGAGCGCTACCGGATGCTGCTGAGCCCGCGGCTCGGCATCTGGATCGCGCTGGTCGCCGCCGTGGTCGGCCTCTTCGCCGGGCTGTCGGCGCAGAGCCGGTGGAACCAGTGGCTGCTCTTCCGCAACGGTGGCAACTTCGGTGTCAAGGACCCGGAGTTCGGGGTCGACATCGGCTTCTACGTCTTCGACCTGCCGTTCTGGCGCTACCTGCTGGGGGTCGGCTTCACCGCCGTGGTGCTGGCGCTGATCGGCGCGCTCGCCGTCCACTACATCTTCGGCGGCGTCCGGCTCCAAGGCGTCGGCGACCGGATGAGCAACGCCGCGCGCGCCCACCTGAGCACGCTGGTCGCGGTCTTCGTGCTGCTCAAGGCCATCGCGTACGTGCTGGACCGGCGGGCCATGCTGCTGGAGTACAACGACGGCGCCAACGTGTACGGCGCCGGGTACGCCGACGTCAACGCGCTGCTCCCGGCGAAGGAGATCCTGGCCTACATCTCGGTCGTCGTGGCGATCGCGATCATCATCTTCTCGAACGCCTGGATGCGGAACCTGGTCTGGCCGGGCATTTCCCTGGCCCTGCTCGGCGTCTCCGCGGTCGCGATCGGCGGCATCTACCCGTGGGCGGTGCAGACGTTCGAGGTGAAGCCGAGCGCCCGGGACAAGGAGGCGCCGTACATCCAGCGCAGCATCGACGCGACCCGGGCGGCGTTCGGCCTGACCGGCGCGGAGACCACGCCGTACGCGGCGAGCAACCTGACGCCGCCGGCGACGCTGGCCACGGACACCGCGGTCGTGCCGAACGCCCGCCTGCTGGATCCGCAGCTGGTCAGCGAGACGTACACGCAGCTCCAGCAGGTTCGCGGCTTCTACGACTTCGGTCCCAAGCTCGACATCGACCGCTACACGGTCAGCGGCAAGACCCAGGACTACGTGGTCGGTGTCCGCGAGATCAACTACAGCGAGCTGACCGCTCAGCAGAGCAACTGGATCAACCGCCACACCGTCTACACCCACGGGTACGGCCTGGTGGCCGCCCCGGCCAACCAGGTCGTCTGCGGCGGCCAGCCGTTCTTCGTCAGCGGTTTCCTCGGTGAGAAGTCGCAGGAGGCGTGCGCCTCGCAGACCGAGCAGATCCCGGCCAGCCAGCCGCGCATCTACTACGGGGAGCGGATGGAGGAGGGCGACTACGCCATCGTCGGCAAGTCCGACCCCGAGGCGAACCCGGCCGAGTTCGACCGGCCGGTGGGCGAGGGCGGCGACAACGGGCCCGAGTCGTACTACACGTACACCGGCTCCGGTGGCGTCGAGATCGGCTCGTTCCCCCGCCGGCTGCTCTACGCCATCAAGGAGCAGGAGTCGAACTTCCTGCTCTCCGAGGCGGTCAACGAGAACTCGAAGCTCCTCTACGTCCGTAACCCCCGCGAGCGGGTGGAGAAGGTCGCCCCGTTCCTCACCGTGGACGGCGACCCGTACCCGGCGGTCGTCGGTGGCCGGGTTCAGTGGATCATCGACGGCTACACCACCGCCGCCACCTACCCGTACGCCGAGCGGATCAACCTCCAGACCGAGACCACCGACGAGCTGACCAACCGGGGCACCTTCCAGCTGGCCCGGGAGAACGTCAACTACATCCGCAACTCGGTGAAGGCGACCGTCGACGCGTACGACGGCACCGTCACGCTGTACGAGTTCGACGACAGCGACCCGGTGCTCAAGGCCTGGAACAAGGCCTTCGGCGGTGACCTGGTCAAGCCGAAGGCGGAGATCCCGGCCGACCTGAGCGCGCACTTCCGCTACCCGGCCGACCTGTTCAAGGTGCAGCGCAACCTGCTCACCCGGTTCCACGTGACCAACCCCGGCGACTTCTACTCCGGCCAGGACTTCTGGCAGGTGCCGAACGTGCCGGACGCGCCGGACAGCGGGCAGAAGCAGCCCCCGTACTACCTCTTCACCCAGTTCCCGGGGCAGGAGTCCCCGCGGTTCCAGCTCACCGCCGCGGTCACCCCGAACGGCCGGCAGAACCTGGCCGCGCTGATCTCCGGCTCGTACGTGGACGGGCAGCCACGGCTGGAGGTCCTGGAGCTGCCGGACCAGACCCGCATCTCCGGTCCGGTGCAGGTGCACCAGCAGATGACCAACAACGCCCAGATCCGGCAGCAGCTCAACCTGCTCTCGTCGAACCAGGCGCAGGTCCAGTACGGCAACCTGCTGTCCCTGCCGTTCGGCAACGGCATGCTCTACGTCGAGCCGGTCTACGTGAAGAGCAACCAGCAGGACGCGTACCCGCTGCTCCAGAAGGTGCTCCTGTCGTACGGCGACGGCGGCTCGTACGTCGTCCTGGCCGACAACCTCACCGACGGCATCAAGCAGCTCGTCGAGCAGGGCAAGCGGGCCGGCGCCACGCCCACCCCGCCGCCGCCGACCGGCGAGACCCCGCCGCCCACGCCGAGTCCGGGCGCCACGCCGCCCCCGCTCACCGGTGAGCTGGCCGAGGCCGCGAACCGCGTCCAGACCGCCATCACGGAGGTCCGCGCCGCGCAGGCCTCGGGCGACTTCGAACGGTACGGGCGGGCGCTGAAGGCGCTCGACGAGGCGATCACCGCCTTCCAGCAGGCACAGGGGGCGGCCGGGCCGACGCCGGCACCGGGCGGTACACCGGCGCCGACCGGCAGCGCCTCGCCGAGGGCCGGCGGCTGA
- a CDS encoding SigE family RNA polymerase sigma factor has translation MRDAERFDEFYRSTAHRMLRYGYAVTGDHSEAQDLVQEAYARAWRQWGRLTTHPAPEAWLRLVVSRLATDRWRRLTGWRALVRRTGPPDPVPPPNEDSVLLVGALRQLPAAQRQALALHYLYDMSVEDIARETDVPTGTVKSWLSRGRARLAALLPDLTDERLEANDVA, from the coding sequence ATGAGGGACGCGGAGCGTTTCGACGAGTTCTACCGGAGCACCGCGCACCGGATGCTCCGCTACGGCTACGCGGTCACCGGCGACCACAGCGAGGCGCAGGACCTGGTGCAGGAGGCGTACGCCCGGGCCTGGCGGCAGTGGGGCCGGCTCACAACGCATCCGGCGCCCGAGGCGTGGCTGCGGCTGGTGGTGTCCCGGCTGGCCACCGACCGCTGGCGTCGGCTGACCGGCTGGCGCGCCCTGGTCCGCCGCACCGGCCCACCCGACCCGGTTCCACCCCCGAACGAGGACAGCGTGCTGCTGGTCGGTGCGCTCCGGCAGCTCCCGGCCGCGCAGCGGCAGGCGCTCGCCCTGCACTACCTCTACGACATGTCGGTGGAGGACATCGCCCGCGAGACGGACGTGCCCACCGGCACCGTGAAGTCCTGGCTGTCCCGGGGACGTGCCCGGCTGGCGGCTCTCCTGCCCGACCTCACCGACGAGCGACTGGAGGCGAACGATGTCGCGTGA
- a CDS encoding phosphoribosylaminoimidazolesuccinocarboxamide synthase → MELLHSGKVRDVYADGEDLILVASDRISIYDVVLPTPIPDKGKLLTALSLWWFEQLADLVPNHVISATDVPAEFAGRAIRCRRLDMVPVECVARGFLTGGGFAEYQRTGAVSGVELPRGLVEASILPEPIFTPSTKAPVGEHDEPMTFAEVVDKVGAETAERLRGITLDLYRRGAELAADRGILVADTKIELGWAADGTLMVGDELLTSDSSRFWPAESYQPGRAQFSYDKQYVRDWATDSGWDRRAPAPEVPAEVVEATRARYVDVYEKLTGERWD, encoded by the coding sequence GTGGAACTTCTGCACTCGGGCAAGGTCCGGGACGTCTACGCCGACGGCGAGGACCTGATCCTGGTCGCCTCCGACCGCATCTCGATCTACGACGTGGTGCTGCCGACGCCCATCCCGGACAAGGGCAAGCTGCTCACCGCGCTCTCGCTGTGGTGGTTCGAGCAGCTCGCCGACCTGGTGCCGAACCACGTGATCTCCGCGACCGACGTACCGGCCGAGTTCGCCGGCCGCGCGATCCGGTGCCGGCGGCTGGACATGGTGCCGGTGGAGTGCGTCGCCCGGGGGTTCCTCACCGGCGGTGGGTTCGCCGAGTACCAGCGCACGGGCGCGGTCTCCGGCGTCGAGCTGCCGCGCGGCCTGGTCGAGGCGTCGATCCTGCCGGAACCGATCTTCACCCCCTCCACGAAGGCGCCGGTGGGGGAGCACGACGAGCCGATGACCTTCGCCGAGGTGGTGGACAAGGTCGGTGCGGAGACCGCCGAGCGGCTGCGCGGGATCACCCTGGACCTGTACCGGCGGGGCGCCGAGCTGGCCGCCGACCGGGGGATCCTCGTCGCCGACACCAAGATCGAGCTGGGCTGGGCGGCCGACGGCACGCTGATGGTCGGCGACGAGCTGCTGACCTCGGACTCGTCCCGGTTCTGGCCGGCGGAGTCGTACCAGCCGGGGCGCGCCCAGTTCTCGTACGACAAGCAGTACGTCCGGGACTGGGCCACCGACAGCGGCTGGGACCGGCGGGCCCCGGCGCCGGAGGTGCCGGCGGAGGTCGTCGAGGCCACCCGGGCCCGCTACGTCGACGTGTACGAGAAGCTCACCGGAGAGCGCTGGGACTGA
- a CDS encoding helix-turn-helix transcriptional regulator — protein MWIRALKAARASAGVSQEALAELIRWSPSTIAAIETGRRRPTPQFATAQTRRWAPAACSPSCWRRRPGSSHRPGSRRGGGSRPTRSPSAPPSRRWCPV, from the coding sequence ATGTGGATCAGGGCGCTCAAGGCCGCCCGCGCCAGCGCGGGCGTCTCCCAGGAGGCCCTCGCGGAACTGATCAGGTGGAGTCCGTCCACCATCGCGGCGATCGAGACGGGCCGGCGTCGGCCGACGCCCCAGTTCGCCACGGCGCAGACGAGGCGCTGGGCACCGGCGGCCTGCTCGCCGAGCTGCTGGCGGCGGCGGCCCGGCAGCAGTCACCGGCCTGGTTCGCGCCGTGGCGGGGGATCGAGGCCGACGCGGTCGCCCTCCGCACCTCCGAGCCGTCGCTGGTGCCCGGTCTGA
- a CDS encoding DUF5753 domain-containing protein, producing the protein MPGLTQTEAYAHAVLSAQGTHTPDEVNQLVAGRMARQALLTGEDPKRFTAVVDEGALRRVVGDREVQRAQLERLVELAALPHIRLYVVPAAAGAHPGLAGGFVLATLPDGDEVAYVDGVYGQVVDRPDAVDTIRVMWDTLLSEALPASVSVELIGKLVSEL; encoded by the coding sequence GTGCCCGGTCTGACGCAGACCGAGGCGTACGCCCACGCGGTGCTCAGCGCTCAGGGCACGCACACTCCTGACGAGGTAAACCAGCTCGTCGCCGGCCGGATGGCCCGCCAGGCGCTGCTGACCGGCGAGGACCCGAAGCGGTTCACCGCGGTCGTGGACGAGGGCGCCCTGCGCCGGGTGGTCGGTGACCGGGAGGTCCAGCGGGCGCAGCTGGAGCGGCTGGTCGAGCTGGCGGCGTTGCCGCACATCCGGCTCTACGTCGTCCCGGCGGCAGCCGGCGCGCACCCCGGGCTGGCCGGCGGCTTCGTGCTGGCCACGCTCCCGGACGGGGACGAGGTGGCCTACGTGGACGGAGTCTACGGTCAGGTTGTCGACCGGCCGGACGCCGTCGATACCATCAGGGTCATGTGGGACACGCTGCTCAGCGAGGCTCTCCCCGCGAGCGTGTCCGTCGAGCTGATCGGGAAGCTGGTGAGCGAGCTGTGA
- a CDS encoding DUF397 domain-containing protein: MSSRSGNGGNTCVEVADNLPDRVLVRDSTDRGGAVLTFAPSAWHSFVELVKSAG, encoded by the coding sequence GTGTCGAGCCGGTCCGGCAACGGTGGCAATACCTGCGTCGAGGTGGCCGACAACCTGCCCGACCGGGTGCTGGTCCGCGACTCCACGGACCGCGGCGGCGCCGTCCTGACCTTCGCGCCGTCGGCGTGGCACTCCTTCGTCGAGCTGGTCAAGTCCGCGGGCTGA
- a CDS encoding ribose-phosphate pyrophosphokinase yields the protein MRDIAVFSGTAHPELAAEICTHLGVPLYPVRVSRFANDCLEVQLQANCRGRDVFLIQPLVPPVQEHLVELLLMIDAARGASAGRITVVLPHYAYARSDKKDAPRISIGGRLVADLLTSAGADRVLAMTLHSPQVHGFFSVPVDHLHALRELALHFKGHDLSNTVVVSPDLGNAKEAAAFARRLGTPVAAGAKQRFSDDRVQISAVIGDVADRDVIVLDDEIAKGSTVVELMEHLRKLNVRSIRLACTHGLFSSGALQRLSDQEGVLEIVCTNTVPIPADKRVPKLQVLSVAPALAEAMRRIHNGESVSALFG from the coding sequence GTGCGTGACATCGCCGTCTTCAGCGGAACCGCCCACCCCGAACTCGCCGCCGAGATCTGCACCCACCTCGGCGTCCCGCTGTACCCGGTCCGGGTCTCCCGGTTCGCCAACGACTGCCTGGAAGTGCAGTTGCAGGCCAACTGCCGGGGGCGGGACGTCTTCCTGATCCAGCCGCTGGTGCCACCGGTGCAGGAGCACCTGGTCGAGCTGCTGCTCATGATCGACGCGGCGCGGGGCGCGTCGGCCGGCCGGATCACCGTGGTGCTGCCGCACTACGCGTACGCCCGGTCGGACAAGAAGGACGCGCCGCGCATCTCGATCGGCGGCCGGCTGGTCGCGGATCTGCTCACCTCGGCCGGCGCGGACCGCGTGCTCGCGATGACCCTGCACTCGCCGCAGGTCCACGGCTTCTTCAGCGTCCCGGTCGACCACCTGCACGCGCTGCGCGAGCTGGCGCTGCACTTCAAGGGTCACGACCTGAGCAACACCGTCGTGGTCTCCCCGGACCTGGGCAACGCCAAGGAGGCCGCCGCGTTCGCCCGCCGGCTCGGCACGCCGGTCGCCGCCGGTGCGAAGCAGCGCTTCAGCGACGACCGGGTCCAGATCAGCGCGGTCATCGGCGACGTCGCCGACCGGGACGTGATCGTGCTGGACGACGAGATCGCCAAGGGCAGCACGGTGGTCGAGCTGATGGAGCACCTGCGCAAGCTGAACGTCCGCTCGATCCGGCTGGCCTGCACCCACGGTCTCTTCTCCAGCGGGGCGCTGCAACGGCTCAGCGACCAGGAGGGGGTGCTGGAGATCGTCTGTACGAACACGGTCCCGATCCCGGCCGACAAGCGGGTGCCGAAGCTGCAGGTCCTCTCGGTCGCGCCGGCCCTGGCCGAGGCCATGCGCCGCATCCACAACGGCGAGTCGGTGAGCGCCCTGTTCGGCTGA
- a CDS encoding ATP-binding protein, giving the protein MTNAEPHAPRTVVPIDSPLLIAEAFDQAQVTELRHSVTSCAHASGLRGQRLDDFVLAVNELITNAVRHGGGHGWLRLWRQRGALLCEVADHGHGISTQQLHDRSRPAADTAGGWGLWLARELSDSMEIETGEAGTIVRITTALAPAPQPTRD; this is encoded by the coding sequence ATGACAAACGCAGAACCGCACGCACCGCGTACGGTTGTGCCCATCGACTCTCCCCTCCTGATCGCCGAAGCCTTCGACCAGGCTCAGGTGACCGAGCTACGGCACTCGGTCACCTCCTGCGCGCACGCCTCCGGTCTGCGGGGGCAGCGGCTGGACGACTTCGTGCTGGCAGTCAACGAACTGATCACCAATGCGGTCCGGCACGGCGGCGGCCACGGCTGGCTGCGGCTGTGGCGGCAGCGGGGCGCCCTGCTCTGCGAGGTCGCCGACCACGGGCACGGGATCAGCACGCAGCAGCTCCACGACCGCAGCCGGCCGGCGGCGGACACGGCGGGCGGCTGGGGCCTGTGGCTGGCCCGCGAGCTGAGCGACTCGATGGAGATCGAGACCGGCGAGGCCGGCACGATCGTCCGCATCACCACGGCCCTGGCCCCGGCACCCCAACCCACCCGCGACTGA
- the macS gene encoding MacS family sensor histidine kinase gives MPTSPGGFEVPLWRAIAVFRVASLAYVCVVAVRHADRYAHPLAAAAVVLVMAAWTVLTAAAYARPSRRGWPLLVADLGVVLGVVLATPWVVGRAALAAGVPTLGVAWLAGPVLAWAVSGGRRRGTAAALVVGAGDLATRERIGESSLTGVILLLLAGVVVGHVARLAVTAEERLQRAVELEAATRERERLARDIHDSVLQVLALVQRRGAHLDGEAAELARLAGEQEAALRALIAGAAAPPADDGPADVRGLLGRYASPSVSLSAPAGPVPLPAPVARELAAATAAALDNVARHAGGRAWVLVEDEEDTVTVSVRDDGPGFADGRLAEAAAQGRLGVARSIRGRIEELGGSVRITSTPGAGTEVELTVPRQRT, from the coding sequence GTGCCGACGTCCCCGGGTGGTTTCGAGGTCCCGCTCTGGCGGGCCATCGCCGTGTTCCGGGTGGCGTCCCTGGCGTACGTGTGCGTGGTGGCCGTACGCCACGCGGACCGGTACGCCCACCCCCTCGCCGCCGCCGCCGTGGTCCTGGTGATGGCGGCCTGGACGGTGCTGACCGCGGCCGCGTACGCGCGCCCGTCCCGGCGTGGCTGGCCGCTGCTCGTGGCCGACCTCGGTGTCGTCCTCGGCGTCGTCCTGGCCACCCCGTGGGTGGTCGGACGGGCGGCGCTCGCCGCCGGTGTCCCCACCCTGGGCGTGGCCTGGCTCGCCGGCCCGGTGCTGGCCTGGGCGGTGTCCGGCGGCCGGCGCCGGGGCACGGCGGCCGCGCTGGTGGTCGGTGCGGGGGACCTCGCCACCCGGGAGCGGATCGGCGAGTCCTCGCTCACCGGCGTGATCCTGCTGCTCCTCGCCGGCGTGGTGGTCGGGCACGTGGCCCGGCTCGCGGTGACCGCCGAGGAGCGGCTGCAACGGGCCGTCGAGCTGGAGGCCGCCACCCGGGAGCGGGAGCGGCTCGCCCGCGACATCCACGACTCCGTGCTCCAGGTCCTCGCGCTCGTGCAGCGCCGCGGCGCCCACCTCGACGGTGAGGCCGCCGAGCTGGCCCGGCTCGCCGGCGAGCAGGAGGCGGCGCTGCGCGCCCTGATCGCCGGCGCCGCAGCACCACCGGCCGACGACGGGCCGGCGGACGTGCGCGGGCTGCTCGGGCGGTACGCGTCGCCGTCGGTCTCGCTGTCGGCGCCGGCGGGCCCGGTACCGCTGCCCGCCCCGGTGGCCCGGGAACTGGCCGCGGCGACGGCCGCCGCCCTCGACAACGTGGCCCGGCACGCCGGCGGCCGGGCGTGGGTGCTCGTCGAGGACGAGGAGGACACGGTCACGGTGTCGGTCCGCGACGACGGCCCGGGCTTCGCCGACGGCCGGCTGGCCGAGGCGGCGGCGCAGGGGCGGCTGGGGGTGGCCCGGTCCATCCGGGGGCGCATCGAGGAGCTGGGCGGGTCGGTCCGGATCACCTCCACCCCGGGCGCGGGCACCGAGGTCGAGTTGACCGTTCCCCGGCAGCGGACGTGA
- a CDS encoding response regulator transcription factor translates to MVVDDHPMWREGVARDLTEAGHEVVATAGEGRQAVRVAPAARPDVVVLDLQLPDVSGVEVIRGLRAALPEVRVLMLSASGEQQDVLDAVKAGATGYLVKSAAPAEFLEAVRRTAAGEPVFTPGLAGLVLGEYRRLAAGPSAPDRESAGTPRLTDRETEVLRLVAKGMSYKQIAERLAISHRTVQNHVQNTLGKLHLHNRVELTRYAIERGLDD, encoded by the coding sequence ATGGTGGTCGACGACCACCCGATGTGGCGGGAAGGTGTGGCCCGCGACCTGACCGAGGCCGGTCACGAGGTGGTGGCGACCGCGGGCGAGGGACGTCAGGCGGTCCGGGTGGCGCCCGCCGCGCGACCCGACGTGGTCGTCCTCGACCTGCAACTGCCGGACGTCTCCGGAGTGGAGGTGATCCGCGGGCTGCGCGCCGCGCTGCCCGAGGTCCGGGTCCTGATGCTGTCCGCCAGCGGCGAACAGCAGGACGTGCTGGACGCGGTGAAGGCGGGCGCCACCGGCTACCTGGTGAAGTCCGCGGCCCCGGCGGAGTTCCTGGAGGCGGTGCGGCGGACGGCGGCGGGGGAGCCGGTGTTCACACCCGGGCTGGCCGGTCTGGTGCTCGGCGAGTACCGCCGACTGGCGGCCGGCCCGTCCGCTCCCGACCGGGAATCGGCGGGCACACCCCGGCTCACCGACCGGGAGACCGAGGTGCTGCGCCTGGTGGCCAAGGGGATGTCGTACAAGCAGATCGCCGAGCGGCTCGCGATCTCGCACCGGACCGTGCAGAACCACGTGCAGAACACGCTGGGCAAGCTCCACCTGCACAACCGGGTCGAGCTCACCCGGTACGCGATCGAGCGGGGGCTCGACGACTGA
- a CDS encoding DUF5709 domain-containing protein, whose translation MRDDEYPTPVSDPEAEGLPDTADDDSTANDDVLTGREADGPEPAQLPGDRTPVAVDRFGTTADEQLDGESLDYKLGREQYERPADDPLAGPVDPDIAAEADSEEQAAQAQLDADVIDPGPTSDPRSPVSLYDHGQLGSTADAQVGRLVEPDEGAHTDQETDSIAYDAGAAGGGATAEELAIHETRPPHSV comes from the coding sequence ATGCGCGACGACGAGTACCCGACCCCCGTGTCCGATCCCGAGGCGGAGGGCCTGCCCGACACCGCCGACGACGACTCGACCGCCAACGACGACGTCCTGACCGGGCGTGAGGCGGACGGCCCGGAGCCGGCCCAGCTGCCCGGCGACCGGACGCCGGTGGCGGTCGACCGGTTCGGGACCACCGCCGACGAGCAGCTCGACGGCGAGTCGCTGGACTACAAGCTCGGCCGGGAACAGTACGAGCGTCCCGCCGACGACCCGCTGGCCGGCCCGGTCGACCCGGACATCGCCGCCGAGGCGGACAGCGAGGAGCAGGCCGCCCAGGCCCAGCTCGACGCCGACGTGATCGATCCGGGGCCGACGTCCGACCCGAGGTCCCCGGTGTCGCTCTACGACCACGGCCAGCTCGGCAGCACCGCCGACGCGCAGGTGGGCCGGTTGGTGGAACCGGACGAGGGCGCCCACACCGACCAGGAGACCGACTCGATCGCGTACGACGCCGGGGCGGCCGGTGGCGGCGCGACCGCCGAGGAGCTGGCGATCCACGAGACGCGCCCGCCACACTCGGTCTGA
- a CDS encoding ATP-binding protein, whose protein sequence is MDRVEQPDARLGTGGHNKTIMPTDVRCLVETDESSGVVRVSGVLDASSTGTVRDALLGRLSDRPGPLVVDVTGLRATDPATWDVFGEIRRAVLDWPAADLLLCDPSGAARNVPAWPTLDGALASLAATPLAAVLTADLEPVVAAARQARQLLGEGCDRWGVPELTEPGTIAVTEMVNNVVAHARTPMTVRLAPRDSALHVAVRDHSSRLAAFTGFAPPHTAGGRGLLLIDTVSERWGATPVPDGKVVWCVLHPEHHP, encoded by the coding sequence ATGGACCGCGTCGAACAGCCGGATGCGCGGCTCGGGACGGGCGGGCACAATAAGACGATCATGCCGACCGACGTGCGCTGCCTGGTGGAGACGGACGAGTCCTCCGGGGTGGTCCGGGTCAGCGGCGTGCTCGACGCGTCGAGCACCGGCACGGTCCGGGACGCGCTGCTCGGGCGGCTCAGCGACCGGCCCGGCCCGCTCGTGGTCGACGTGACCGGGCTGCGGGCGACCGATCCGGCGACGTGGGACGTCTTCGGCGAGATCCGTCGGGCGGTCCTCGACTGGCCCGCCGCCGACCTGTTGCTCTGCGACCCGTCCGGTGCGGCACGGAACGTGCCGGCCTGGCCGACGCTCGACGGCGCGTTGGCGTCCCTCGCGGCCACACCGCTCGCCGCCGTGCTCACCGCCGACCTCGAGCCGGTGGTGGCGGCCGCCCGGCAGGCCCGTCAACTGCTCGGCGAGGGCTGCGACCGCTGGGGCGTGCCCGAGCTGACCGAGCCGGGCACCATCGCCGTCACCGAGATGGTCAACAACGTGGTCGCCCACGCCCGGACCCCGATGACCGTCCGGCTGGCCCCCCGCGACAGCGCGCTGCACGTGGCGGTCCGCGACCACTCGTCCCGGCTGGCCGCCTTCACCGGGTTCGCGCCGCCGCACACCGCCGGCGGGCGGGGGCTGCTGCTGATCGACACGGTGTCCGAGCGGTGGGGCGCCACGCCCGTACCGGACGGCAAGGTCGTCTGGTGCGTTCTGCACCCCGAGCACCACCCCTGA